In Fusarium oxysporum f. sp. lycopersici 4287 chromosome 2, whole genome shotgun sequence, a genomic segment contains:
- a CDS encoding hypothetical protein (At least one base has a quality score < 10): MGNRKRSRSVGEENRAYCPFTISYATGLSPAAQERHKNKKRKRDGQDDDKRVQIQISPFSPTGSFETHDTMDLYYTVEPGKRWQDMTRYNSFVLNNVKYYSEGFVQVANEFTIEQQKSQSDGKGSFEKNNDEWVARVLEIRASDEHHVYARVYWMYWPYELPPGTLDGKKTVQGRQPYHGAKELIASNHMDIINVVSVTGPVTVNQWIESDDEEITDELYWRQAYDCRTSELSSVELICKCQTPANPDKTLIGCTSSECGKWMHQECMAHDILMQVYERLGTDKPHRTEGLMVEKMKLEEATDPLSPIDAEEQKTQSTVNVRDGTTQANIHVKKAVRESRREIETPTAGPTPSKSIATASVKGSAKGGRKKKIADSKPYQGLFEANLKLQDGPTAWEIRDLRENVTGGDKTWTEKASCLECGANID, from the exons ATGGGCAATCGCAAGAGATCGCGATCTGTCGGGGAGGAGAACCGCGCTTATTGCCCTTTTACGATTTCTTACGCGACGGGTCTTTCGCCAGCCGCACAGGAACGTCACAAGAATAAGAAGCGGAAGCGCGACggccaagatgatgataAACGGGTTCAAATCCAAATCTCTCCCTTCTCACCAACAGGCAGCTTCGAGACCCACGATACCATGGATCTATACTATACGGTCGAGCCCGGCAAGCGATGGCAAGATATGACGCGCTATAACAGCTTTGTCC TCAACAACGTCAAGTACTACAGCGAAGGGTTCGTTCAGGTTGCCAACGAGTTTACCATTGAGCAACAAAAGTCTCAAAGTGATGGCAAAGGTAGTTTCGAGAAAAACAATGATGAATGGGTCGCGCGCGTCCTCGAGATTCGTGCTTCCGATGAGCATCACGTTTACGCCCGCGTGTACTGGATGTACTGGCCCTATGAGCTGCCTCCCGGAACCCTTGACGGCAAGAAGACTGTTCAAGGTCGCCAGCCGTACCACGGCGCTAAGGAACTTATCGCCTCCAACCACA TGGATATTATTAATGTTGTCAGTGTTACAGGGCCCGTCACCGTCAATCAATGGATTGAGTCcgatgacgaggagattACAGACGAGCTTTACTGGCGTCAAGCATACGACTGCCGTACCTCGGAGCTTTCC TCGGTTGAACTTATATGCAAATGCCAAACTCCCGCCAACCCCgataagacccttataggATGCACGAGCTCGGAGTGCGGGAAATGGATGCATCAGGAATGTATGGCCCACGACATTCTCATGCAAGTCTACGAACGACTGGGAACCGATAAACCTCATCGAACCGAGGGATTGATGGTGGAGAAAATGAAGCTCGAGGAGGCAACGGATCCTCTATCGCCCATAGATGCTGAGGAGCAGAAGACCCAGTCTACGGTCAATGTCCGGGATGGGACAACTCAAGCTAATATCCACGTCAAGAAGGCTGTTCGTGAATCCCGTCGTGAGATAGAAACCCCAACAGCTGGGCCAACACCCTCTAAGTCTATCGCCACCGCATCGGTTAAGGGATCAGCCAAGGGAGgccgcaagaagaagatcgcAGACTCCAAGCCATACCAAGGACTCTTTGAGGCCAACCTCAAATTGCAAGACGGCCCCACAGCGTGGGAGATCCGCGACCTGCGTGAAAACGTAACAGGTGGTGATAAGACTTGGACTGAGAAGGCCTCGTGTTTGGAATGCGGCGCTAACATCGACTAA